A region from the Leptospirillum ferriphilum ML-04 genome encodes:
- the glgC gene encoding glucose-1-phosphate adenylyltransferase: MGKEPNVLAIILAGGEGKRLYPLTLDRVKSAVPFGGAYRIIDFVLSNFVNSGYSRIKVLTQYKSHSLNTHLSRGWRLSSLLDQYVDPVPAQMRRGPHWFQGTGDAVYQNLNLILDENPDLVCVFSGDHIFKMDIQQMVDEHLSTGLPVSVSAIPVPLEEAPSFGVIRIDEEWRALSFQEKPRNPEPMPEDPLRCLASMGNYLFDARFLVELLSRDAENPDSSHDFGKDILPALALEKKIHVYDFSKNTFPGMQETEKGYWRDIGQIDAYWQANMDLVAVSPVFNLYNPDWVIRTYRPQVPPAKFVFADEANRRVGIATDSIVSGGCIISGGHIDRTILSTGVRINSFSKVSESILFHDVDVGRYARVRRAIVEKGVRIPPETVIGFDPEEDAKRFHVSPGGVVVVTRDDFSSPVKETPG; this comes from the coding sequence ATGGGAAAAGAACCAAACGTTCTTGCGATCATTCTGGCCGGTGGAGAAGGGAAACGGCTCTATCCTCTTACGCTGGACCGGGTGAAGTCTGCGGTCCCGTTCGGAGGAGCATATCGAATCATTGATTTTGTCCTGTCCAATTTTGTCAATTCCGGCTATTCCCGTATCAAAGTTCTGACCCAGTACAAATCCCATTCGCTGAACACCCATCTTTCAAGAGGATGGCGATTGTCTTCCCTCCTCGACCAGTATGTGGATCCTGTTCCGGCACAGATGCGGAGAGGTCCCCACTGGTTTCAGGGAACAGGCGACGCCGTCTATCAGAACCTCAACCTGATTTTGGATGAGAATCCCGATCTGGTCTGCGTTTTTAGCGGGGACCATATCTTCAAGATGGATATTCAGCAAATGGTTGACGAACATCTGTCGACGGGGTTGCCGGTCTCAGTCTCCGCCATCCCTGTTCCGCTGGAAGAAGCCCCTTCGTTTGGGGTCATTCGGATTGACGAGGAATGGCGGGCTCTTTCTTTCCAGGAGAAGCCCCGGAACCCCGAACCGATGCCGGAGGATCCACTTCGATGTCTGGCAAGCATGGGGAACTATCTTTTTGACGCGCGCTTTCTGGTCGAATTGCTTTCGCGCGATGCGGAAAACCCCGATTCCTCCCATGATTTCGGCAAAGATATCTTGCCTGCCCTCGCTTTGGAGAAGAAAATCCATGTGTATGATTTCAGCAAAAACACGTTTCCGGGCATGCAGGAGACGGAAAAAGGGTACTGGAGGGATATCGGCCAGATCGATGCCTACTGGCAGGCGAACATGGATCTGGTGGCCGTCTCTCCTGTTTTTAACCTGTACAATCCCGACTGGGTGATTCGAACGTACCGTCCCCAGGTCCCACCGGCAAAGTTCGTCTTTGCCGATGAAGCCAACCGAAGGGTGGGTATTGCCACGGACTCGATTGTCAGCGGGGGGTGCATTATTTCCGGAGGACATATCGACCGGACCATCCTTTCAACCGGGGTTCGCATAAACAGTTTTTCAAAGGTGTCCGAATCGATCCTGTTTCATGACGTCGATGTCGGCCGCTATGCGCGTGTTCGAAGGGCCATTGTCGAAAAAGGTGTCCGGATCCCTCCAGAGACTGTC
- a CDS encoding Rieske (2Fe-2S) protein yields MKRMPLELSVPIPEKGGVSVEVGSRAVAIFKVDGKIRAIDNTCPHRGGPLAEGPLEGSVVRCPLHMWAFDVTTGVSSNRPGVQVGCYEVVEEGGRHFISLPD; encoded by the coding sequence ATGAAAAGAATGCCCCTTGAACTTTCTGTTCCCATTCCGGAAAAGGGTGGAGTCTCCGTTGAAGTGGGGTCCAGGGCGGTCGCGATTTTTAAGGTTGACGGAAAAATTCGGGCGATTGACAACACCTGCCCCCATCGAGGCGGTCCTCTGGCAGAAGGTCCCCTGGAGGGATCGGTTGTTCGTTGTCCCCTGCACATGTGGGCTTTTGATGTGACGACCGGGGTCAGCTCCAACCGGCCGGGTGTCCAGGTCGGTTGTTATGAAGTAGTCGAGGAAGGTGGTCGTCACTTCATTTCTCTGCCGGACTGA
- a CDS encoding O-methyltransferase, which produces MEKDPKNTSALNPQEQYLMDLIPDKDPLIREIAFLTNHHGRPFLGPQGGMLLAILAMMKKALRVYEWTGAYGYSTLWLTKVLPPESQYLIGTIADENLRLISNYLKRAGLQSRARIEIADGPTHIAKTEGTFDLIVLDLQQERSKLSSWLDILPSKLSPGGIVFSLGNLPAGVGTSQSKNLTVSAIEMYNHRMFNDPRFISSLLPLSEGILVSWRTDRES; this is translated from the coding sequence ATGGAAAAAGATCCCAAGAATACCAGTGCCCTTAATCCGCAAGAACAGTACCTCATGGACCTGATTCCGGACAAAGATCCCCTCATCCGAGAAATCGCCTTTCTGACCAATCATCATGGACGTCCTTTCCTTGGACCTCAGGGAGGAATGCTGCTTGCCATTCTTGCGATGATGAAAAAAGCCCTCCGGGTCTATGAATGGACTGGAGCGTATGGCTATTCGACCTTGTGGCTGACGAAAGTTCTTCCCCCGGAAAGTCAGTACCTGATTGGAACAATTGCCGATGAAAACCTGCGGCTCATTTCAAACTATTTGAAGAGAGCCGGCCTTCAGTCCAGGGCCAGGATCGAAATTGCAGATGGTCCGACACATATCGCAAAAACCGAGGGAACCTTCGACCTGATCGTTCTCGATCTCCAGCAGGAACGTTCAAAACTATCGAGCTGGCTGGACATTCTTCCCAGCAAGCTTTCTCCCGGAGGAATTGTTTTTTCCCTCGGCAACCTGCCGGCTGGTGTCGGGACCTCCCAGTCCAAAAATCTGACCGTGTCTGCCATAGAGATGTACAATCACCGGATGTTCAATGACCCGCGTTTCATATCGTCGTTGCTTCCTCTGTCGGAAGGCATTCTGGTATCCTGGCGTACAGACAGGGAGTCCTGA